In Vicinamibacteria bacterium, the genomic stretch GCTGTGCGCCCCAGAGACCGACCGAGATCATCGCCAGCACGTGATCGAGGCCAGAGACGGGATGGCTCAGCCCGCTCCAGAAGCCGTCGGCCTCGCCACCGAGCACGTGTGCGGTCGCGAGCTGCGGCAACGAGAGCGCGGCGGTGGTGACGGTAACGACGAGACGCGAATCGACAGGATGCGTGCTCACGGCGCTCCTCCGAACAGCATCGCCGAGCGCTGGATTGCCCAGAAAGCACCCAGGGTGCCCACGACATAACCGGGCACCAGCTCCGCCCAACGCGGCCACCGGATCTCGAGCGTCCGGAAGGAACGTTCCATCAGCAGAACGAGCACCACGAACAGCAGTTGACCGATCTCGACGCCAAAGTTGAAAAGCAGCAGGGCCAGTGGAATCTCGGCGCGAGGCAGCCCCATTGCCGTCAAGCCGCTCGCAAAGCCGAAACCGTGCAGTAGACCGAATGCAAAGGCAACCACCCACGGGTGGCGAATGGTGAAGCTAGTCTCCCCACGCCACGAACGCACGATCTCGGGGCCCAGAAAAAGAATGCTCAGCGCGATCGCAGCATTGAGGGGCAGAACCGGGGCACTTGCATAACCTAAGGTGGCAATCGCCAGAGTAGCACTGTGGGCGAGCGTGAAGGACGTGATGGTCTTTAGAAGCATCCAGCGGTCCTTGACGATGAGAAGCAGCCCCAGGACGAAGAGAAGATGATCGATTCCCAAAACGATGTGCTCGATGCCGAGGGTGACGTAAGCTCCTGGCCCCTGACTCTGCCCTCCAATGACCGCCGAAGGAGAAGCGGGTTTCAGAAGATGCGTCTCCGTCGCGCCGTTGGCGTGGTGCACGCGAACCAGCACGTCGGTCAAAGTGGCTTCCAGACCGACAACCGCGATCGACTTCCCGGGAATTCCCCCGTCACAAACCAGCGTGGTGCGCCAGAGGAGTGCTCCCGGGAGCATCTGCTGGTCTCCCATGCCTTCCAGCGTGCATTCCTCCGGGAAAGCGGGGTTGATCCGCAGTCGCAACTCGCCGAGGGCGGGCTGCTTCCACAGCATTTCGAAGCGATTCGGCGCCACCTCTCGGAGCTCGAGGAATCCCGGCCGCGCTTCGTGCGCGTCGGCGCGCCCCGACACGCACAAGAGGACTGTTAGAAGAACGGCAAACGGTTTCATGGCGCGGGCTCCGCGGCGTTTTTAGCACCCTGAACCCATTCGGGAATCTCCACGGTTACCGTGTAGCGCTCCCGGAACTTTTGGTAGATAGCCTGGTTTGCTTCGCGACGACGGGCGCTCGACCACTCTCGCTCCACGGCCTCACGGATTTCCTCGAGCTCGGGAATCCGACCGGGTGCGAAGTCTCGCACCAACACGAGGTGGACCCCGTAACCCGACTCCAGGGGCCCGGTCCACTCCCCCACCGCCGCCTGCGTCAGCGCGCCGGCGAAACCCTGTCCGAAGAGGCTTTCGACGTCGCGGCCGCTAACCGATTCGAAGTCTTCCGGCACGAGAATCGGATCCCCGTACGCACTGGGATCTCCACCTGCGCGCAATCGATCGAGCACGCTGGTCGCTTCGGCGGTGATGGAGTCGCCTCTTCGATCTCGGCTGAAGT encodes the following:
- a CDS encoding HupE/UreJ family protein; amino-acid sequence: MKPFAVLLTVLLCVSGRADAHEARPGFLELREVAPNRFEMLWKQPALGELRLRINPAFPEECTLEGMGDQQMLPGALLWRTTLVCDGGIPGKSIAVVGLEATLTDVLVRVHHANGATETHLLKPASPSAVIGGQSQGPGAYVTLGIEHIVLGIDHLLFVLGLLLIVKDRWMLLKTITSFTLAHSATLAIATLGYASAPVLPLNAAIALSILFLGPEIVRSWRGETSFTIRHPWVVAFAFGLLHGFGFASGLTAMGLPRAEIPLALLLFNFGVEIGQLLFVVLVLLMERSFRTLEIRWPRWAELVPGYVVGTLGAFWAIQRSAMLFGGAP
- a CDS encoding peptidylprolyl isomerase, whose product is MKPLLREPLVHFLVLGAGLFLWYGVSGGGPAADSRIVVSPGQIDQMVEIFGKTWQRSPTRVELEALIEDYIREEVLFREAMAMGLDQGDTIIRRRLRQKIEFLAEDLIPASDPTDEQLQQFLRGNPEPFRVEPRVSFRHIYFSRDRRGDSITAEATSVLDRLRAGGDPSAYGDPILVPEDFESVSGRDVESLFGQGFAGALTQAAVGEWTGPLESGYGVHLVLVRDFAPGRIPELEEIREAVEREWSSARRREANQAIYQKFRERYTVTVEIPEWVQGAKNAAEPAP